CGTGCGTCATCTGCGGTACGGCCGCTCGGGCGCAGAGGCGCTATCCAGGCGGCCAAAAATATTCTTCTTCCCGATCCTTAAGGGTGCCCCTTCCCAGGCGATGTTGGACCCCTTGGCATCGTCACCGATCTACGCGTTCTCGGGAACGCCGGACAAGACGCTGACCGAGATCTGAACGCTCGACCATGGCCCACTACCGCAAGCGGCCGAGCAACGCCTCTGCGCCACAACCGCACCAGATAGAGCGGGGAATAGCGGGGAGTCACGGTGAGAGCAGCCAAGCCCGAGGAGGCCACGGCACGGCCGTTCGCCCAGGTCGACGCCCCAACGAGCCTCAGAAGACCGCAACTTCCCAAGCTGAGACCGTGAGTTCAGGGGCTGGGCCATCGAGCGGCCCTTGGGCCCACTCATCCATCAACCTCTCGCCCGGCCTGCGACTACGAGATCCTGTCCGCCCGCTCCGAAGCCGTGACCCACCTCGCGGTGACCGGGTGATGACCCGCTGCCTCGCCGGCGAGGCCACCATCACCCGGCGCGACCCTGCGCCACGGGACCAAGCACTCATGCCGTTATGAAATGCCGAGCGAAATAACCTCTCAACCTGATCAAGGTTATTGGGTACCGGTTTCGGCCTTGTGCAGCATCTGGGCCAGCAGCAGGGCGCCTCCGGTCGCTGCCCCTACCGCTCCCGCGGCCAGGAAACCGCGAGAGGAACGCCAGGACAGCACCGACCACCGCGACTGCGCGGAAAACAACGATCCCGTACTCAGCCACGAACCGGTTGAGATCAGCGACAGGGCGGAACCGATCGAGCCGACCGACAGGGCACTTCCGATCGAACCGACGGACAAGGCCGAACCCACGGACCCCACGGACAGGACCGATCCCACTGAGCCGATCGACAACACGGAGTCCTGTGACCACAACGACAGCACCGAACCGGAGGAGGCACGACGGACCGACCGTACGGAAAGCTTTGTCATGAGGCCATCTTGCCCGCTGGTCTCTCTGTCTCGGGAGGCACGCCGCACTCGCATCGAACTCCCAATGCGGGTGTCGCAGGTTCAGGGAGCCCCGCGCTGCCCCTGCGGGAGCACGGAAAGCGCAGGTCCTGGGGCCGTGCCGGAGTGATTCCGGCACGGCCCCAGGACGTTTGTGGCCTCAGGCGCACCAGTTGTGCACCTTGGCCAGGTCCTTCTCACGCTGCTGGAGGGTCGGTACGAGGGACTTGCGGAAGGCCAGTTGGTCATCGAGGTACTTCGCGACCGCGCTCTCGTGGGCGGCCTTCGCCGCGTCGGCCCGCTTCTCCAGCCGGGCGATGGAGCCCTTCCCCGATCCGTCCAGCCGCCTGAGCTTCTTCTCGATCCGCTGTTCCCTCTTCGGAGCGTGCTCGCACAGCTTGTTGGTGCCGTCCTTTCCGGCCGCGGCGACGGGCTTCCGTGACGGGGAAGCGCTGGAGTTCTCCGCCACAGCGGTGCCCGCAACGCCCATCAGGGCAGCCACCGCCGCGGCGATGACGACGGTCTTCCTGGCTCGCATGATGTGTCCCTTCCTTCGTGTGAGGCACGGTGCCTGACACCGAGGAAGCTAGGAGGCGTCTTTGTGGGAACCTTGTGATGTCCCGGGCGCCGAGAGCCAGTCTCCGCGCGGCGGCGGAAGCGTGCGGTCCGCCCTCGTCGGAAGGCGTACCTCGAACCGTGTGCCGCGCCGCCCGTCCGGGCGGTCCCCGACCCTGACGCCGCCCTGGTGCAGCGCGATCTGCTGTGCGACCAGGGTGAGCCCCAATCCCGAACCGGGGCTGTCCGGACGGCGGTGGAACCGTTGGAACACGGCCTCGCGCTGTTCAGGCGGGATGCCCGGCCCCCGGTCGTCCACGGTGAGCACAGCCTCCTGCCCGTCCCGCCGCAGGGTCACCTCGATACGGGCCCGTTCGTACTCGGACCGCCCATGGGTGCAGGCGTTGGCCAGCAGGTTGTCCGCGGCGGATCGCAGTCCCTGCTCCCAGCCGTACGTCCACAGACCCGGGGAGCCGGCCACGGTCACGTGCGCGTCCGGACATCTGCGGCGCAGGTCGGCGACCGAGGCGTCAACGACCTCCGTCAAGTCGACCGGGCCGAGAGCGTCCGCCTCGACCAGGTCGCCCCGGGCCAGCGCCCGGAGCATCACCAGCAGCCCCAGCAGCCGGGTGTGCTCGCGCCGCAGGTCCGCCAGCACCTCGGTGCGGTCCGGTTCCGCCAGGTCCGGGTGTTCGCTGAGGATGTCCAGGTTGGTCCGCATGCTCATCAGCGGGGTGCGCAGCTCGTGCGAGGCGGCGGCCGAGAACGAGCGGGCCACCTCCAGGGCTTCCGCGGTGCGGGCGGTCTGCTGGTCGTAGCGAGCGAGCACGGTACGGATCGTCCGGGCCAGGTCGTCCACCTCGGCGATCCCGGTCGCGGTGTGATCGAGGCGCGTGGCGCTGCTCCTGGGGTCGAGGCCGCTGGTACGCCGCTGCAGCCGCCGCAGCGGTCGTACGGCACCGGCAGCCGCCGCCCAGGCCACGGCCCCGGTGAGCGGGGCGGCCAGAAGCGCGACGGTGAGCATCCGCCCGCGCACCAGTCGGATCTGCGCCTGGTTCGCGGTGTCCGGGGAGAACAGCCACAGGGTGCCGTCCACCGCCGGGCGCTTGACGGACACCGGTACCGACAGCACCCGCCAACTGCCCTCACCGGCCACGCGTACGGTGACGGGTGTCGTGGCGCTCGGCGGCAGTGGCACGGACACGTTCGGCTGGGGGCCGCCGGCGGTCAGCGTGCCGGCTGGTCGCGTCAGCCGTACACCCACGTCGAGCGCGGCCGCGAACAGCCGCCGTTCACGGGCGTGTTCGACGGACGGCGACCTGGAGGCGGTGGCCCGCAGCAGCGCCTTGGCGTCCGGGGTGAGGGCGGCGGCCCGATCGCTCAACCCGGCGTCCTGCTGCTGGTGCAGGTCCCTGGTGACAATGCCCAGCAGCAACAGGCCGGACGCCAGTACCAGCAGCGGTACGGTGACGCCGACGGCGATCGCGATCCGCGTGGACAGCCTCACGGCAGGGCGTCCCGGGGCTCGCGGAGGACGAAGCCGACCCCGCGCACGGTGTGCAGCATCCGGGGCCGGCCACCGGCCTCCAGCTTGCGGCGCAGGTAGCTGACGAAGGTGTCCACCGCGTCCGTGCGCACCTCGAAGTCGTAGCCCCACACCAGGTCCAGCAGTTGGTCCCGGGTGAGTACGATCCCGGCGTTGCGGGCCAGCACCTCCAGCAGCTCGAACTCGCGCCGCGTGAGTTTCAGCGGTTCACCGTCGATGTGCGCCTCGCGCGCGGCCGGCTCCAGGACCAGCGGTCCGACACGCATCCGGTCGTCTGCGGCGGGCGGCCGGCGGCGCAGGAGCGCACCCAGCCGTAGCACCAGCTCCTGGAGGGCGAAGGGCTTGATGAGATAGTCGTCACCGCCCGCCTGGAGTCCGGCGACCCGGTCGCAGACCTCGTCGAGGGCGGAGAGCATCAGCACGGGCACCTCGTTGTCGCTTCCCCGCAGCGTGCGGCACACGTCGATGCCGCTCAGGCCGGGCATGGAGACGTCCAGCACCACCACGTCCGGCGACCCGTCGCGCACCGCATCCAGTGCCGCGCGGCCGCTGTCGGCCAGTACGACGGAGAAGCCGTTCAGCCGCAGGCCCCGCTCCAGCGAGCGCCGGATGGCGGCGTCGTCGTCGACGACCAGCACACGACCGTTCACCGGGTTCACGGCTGCGATGCTACGAGTCGTACTGAAGACCGCTGCTCGGCCGCGGAGCGGCGCAGGAGCGGGCACGGCCGGAACGGATGCCGGATCCTCGTGATCGGGGCGCGCGGAGTACGGCCGCCCGTGGCCCCAACTCAACACGCGGGCGGTCGAGTTGCGCGTCGTACCGGTTTCCGGCGGAAGCTTCGGACGCGGGCGCGGCCGGGCGCCGGGAATGGCCTCGGCTGATCCATAACTCTTGTCCGTTGCTTACCTCTTCAGAGGACGAGCGGGACCTGTTCAAAGGACGAGCGGGACCTGGAACGCCCCGGACGTGCCCCCGCCGTCCGGCGCCGCGCCCAGTCCACCTTCCGCAGCAAGGTTGTCGGCCCGCACTACGTCACCCGGCTGCAGACTGACAAGTGAGGACTGCCATGGCACCGCCCGAGCTCGGAGCAATTGGCCGTCCGATCCGCCCCCGCATGGCGATGCGCGGCGAGGGAGGCGAAAATGGGATCAGCCGGACAGGAGCCACCCGATCAGCGGACACGACGTCGGCTTCAGCGCTGGGAAGGCGGCAATCCGTCCACAGCGCGCTCGAAGCCGATCCGACGGTAGCGGGGTGCAGCAGCCAGGTGACCGGCGGACTCATTGAACACAGGTGATCGCTCATGTGCCGATGGCTCGCTTACTCGGGAACACCCCTGCTGCTCGACACCATCCTCTACAAACCGGCCCACTCGCTGATCGATCAGAGCCTCCACTCCAGACTGGGAGTCGAGACGACGAACGGCGACGGTTTCGGCGTCGGATGGTACTCGCAGGAAAGCATCGACACCCCTGCCCTGCTCAAGGACATCGGCCCCGCCTGGAACAACCGCAACCTGAGGGAGATCGCGGATCATGTCCGCTCCCCGTTGTTCTTCGCCCACATACGGGCGTCGACCGGCACGGCGGTGCAGCAGACGAATTGCCATCCGTTCCGGCACGGCCGTTGGATGTGGATGCACAACGGTGCCATCACAGGCTTCCACCTCATGCGCCGCGAGCTGTCCCTGCTCGTCGACCCTGAGCTGTACTCCGACATCGAAGGAACGACGGACTCGGAGATGATGCTCTACCTGGCGGTCACCTTCGGCCTGGAGCAGGACCCGCCGGGCGCCGTGGCGCGGATGGTGGGAGTGGTGGAGCGCAGCGGACGCGACCACGGTGTGGAGTTCCCGCTCCAGATGACCATCGGCGTGAGCGACGGCGAACGCGTATGGGCCTTCCGCTACTCGAGCCAGGGTGCTTCCCGGTCGTTGTTCTACAGCACCCGCGTGGACGCCCTGCGCAAGCTGTACCCCGATACGGCGTTCCTGCGGGAAGTGTCCGACGACACCCGCCTCATCGTGTCCGAGCCCCTCGGTGACCTGCCGGGTGCCTGGAACGAGGTACCCGAGAGCAGCTACGGCGTCATACAGGCCGGAGCCGACGAGTTGCATCCCTTCGCCCCGGAACCGGCGTAACCGATCATGGCAGCTGGGTTTCAAACAGCGCCGGCCGTTCCGACCGTTCCGTGCGCCGATCCCCAGGGAGACCCGTTCCTGCGCACCCGGTTCGCCCTCCCGGCGAGACCCGCCACGTTCCTGCGGCGGCAGCGGCTCGTCGACCACCTCGACCAGGCTCGCGGGACGCCGTTGACACTGGTCAACGGGGCGGCCGGGGCCGGCAAAACGCTGCTCGCCGCCGACTGGGCCGCCGGACTGCGGCCGCCGGTCGCCTGGCTCACCGTCGAAGTGGGGGACCGGCGTCCCGGGGTGTTCTGGGCGTACGTCCTTCAGGCCCTGCGCGCCTGCGGTGCACCGGCATCCGACGCGGTCGGGGCCCCGGCGGACGCGACCGGAGTGGACCAGAAGCTGCTGGCGGCGCTCGCCGCCGAGCTGAACGATCGCGACCGGCCCGTGGTCCTCGTGCTCGACGAGTACGACCGCGTGACCGCTCCGGAGGTCGCGGAGCAGTTGGAGTTCGTCCTGCACCACGCCGGGCGGGGCTTGCACCTCGTCCTCGTCACCCGCACCGAACCGCTGCTTCCGCTGCACCGTTACCGGGCGGCCGGCGAGCTGACGGAGATCCGCGCCGCCGAGCTGGCCTTCACGCCGGAAGAGGCCGTCACACTC
The nucleotide sequence above comes from Streptomyces sp. NL15-2K. Encoded proteins:
- a CDS encoding HAMP domain-containing sensor histidine kinase is translated as MRLSTRIAIAVGVTVPLLVLASGLLLLGIVTRDLHQQQDAGLSDRAAALTPDAKALLRATASRSPSVEHARERRLFAAALDVGVRLTRPAGTLTAGGPQPNVSVPLPPSATTPVTVRVAGEGSWRVLSVPVSVKRPAVDGTLWLFSPDTANQAQIRLVRGRMLTVALLAAPLTGAVAWAAAAGAVRPLRRLQRRTSGLDPRSSATRLDHTATGIAEVDDLARTIRTVLARYDQQTARTAEALEVARSFSAAASHELRTPLMSMRTNLDILSEHPDLAEPDRTEVLADLRREHTRLLGLLVMLRALARGDLVEADALGPVDLTEVVDASVADLRRRCPDAHVTVAGSPGLWTYGWEQGLRSAADNLLANACTHGRSEYERARIEVTLRRDGQEAVLTVDDRGPGIPPEQREAVFQRFHRRPDSPGSGLGLTLVAQQIALHQGGVRVGDRPDGRRGTRFEVRLPTRADRTLPPPRGDWLSAPGTSQGSHKDAS
- a CDS encoding response regulator transcription factor; the protein is MNGRVLVVDDDAAIRRSLERGLRLNGFSVVLADSGRAALDAVRDGSPDVVVLDVSMPGLSGIDVCRTLRGSDNEVPVLMLSALDEVCDRVAGLQAGGDDYLIKPFALQELVLRLGALLRRRPPAADDRMRVGPLVLEPAAREAHIDGEPLKLTRREFELLEVLARNAGIVLTRDQLLDLVWGYDFEVRTDAVDTFVSYLRRKLEAGGRPRMLHTVRGVGFVLREPRDALP
- a CDS encoding class II glutamine amidotransferase yields the protein MCRWLAYSGTPLLLDTILYKPAHSLIDQSLHSRLGVETTNGDGFGVGWYSQESIDTPALLKDIGPAWNNRNLREIADHVRSPLFFAHIRASTGTAVQQTNCHPFRHGRWMWMHNGAITGFHLMRRELSLLVDPELYSDIEGTTDSEMMLYLAVTFGLEQDPPGAVARMVGVVERSGRDHGVEFPLQMTIGVSDGERVWAFRYSSQGASRSLFYSTRVDALRKLYPDTAFLREVSDDTRLIVSEPLGDLPGAWNEVPESSYGVIQAGADELHPFAPEPA